The nucleotide sequence CTTGCCTGCTGCAAGGATTGCATCGGCGCGGTGAGCGTTCAGCGCAATGAGGAAGCATGACCGCATCCATGACCGATCGGAGGTGTTTGGCGTGTTATGAGCCGATACCGGAAGGGGACTTCCATCCTGCATGCAGCCGGAGATTTTTTGGGACGCCTGATCCGCCGGAGTTCCCGTATGAACTGCAGCAGATGCACGAGCTTGCACAAGAGGTTATCAGGAGCAGTGTGAGCATCACAGGGGTCCAGGCGAAACTCTCGGTGGATCTGACGGCAGCTGCCGGGGCGCACAAGAGAAAACGACTTACGATCGTTGGCATGTGGGGGCGGTACGTTTTGAAGCCTCCGACTACGGACTATTCCTCGTTGCCGGAGATCGAAGACCTGAGCATGCACATCGCGGGCGCGTTCAAACTGCGGACGGTCCCCCACACGCTTATCCGTATCGCTACGGGGGAACTTGCCTATCTGACCCGGCGCGTTGACCGTCATGGCGGTCTGAAGCTGCACATGGAAGACATGTGTCAACTCACGGAACGGCTCACCGAAGACAAGTACAAGGGATCGCTTGAACAGGTCGGAAAGAGAATACAGCGGTACTCCGACAATCCGGGCTTCGATCTGGTGGAGCTTCTCCGTCTCAGTCTCGCCTGCTTCCTTACCGGCAACGCAGATATGCACCTGAAGAATTTCTCTCTCCTGCATGCAGCCGACGGCACTGTCGGTCTTGCTCCTGCCTACGATGTGGTCTCAACAACGCTTGTCTTACCCGAAGACACAGAGGAGTCCGCACTCGCGATCAACGGAAAGAAGAGTAGACTTCGTAGCGACGACTTTGCCGCCCTGGCAAACACCCTGAACATTCCGGCGAATGTGTATGGCAACACGCTCCAGGAACTTCACGATCTCATGCCGGAGGCTCATGCCTTGATCGACACAAGTTTTCTGAACAGGGAGGACAAGTCCCGATACCGCAGCCTTCTGGCAGAGCGCAGCTCCCGGCTTGGGATCTGAACACATTGTTCAACCCTGCCGGCACATGGATATGCCCATCACCCGGCGTTCCTAGACCTGCAGCGGTACCAGGGCGCGATCGGCAAAGACTCCGGGCCACATCGCAGCACACCACAGAACGATGCCTAACTTCTGAGGCGAAAGCATGGAGATATTGGAGGGTGGAGAGGGGAAAGACATCGTCACGACGCGAGTGCTGCACGCTCCGCGTGAACGCGTGTTCCGCGCATGGACCGAGCCGGAGCACCTCGCACGGTGGTGGGGTCCCAAAGGCTTCACGAACACGTTCTCCGAGTACGATCTGCGTCCGGGCGGCAAGTGGCGCTTCGTGATGCATGGCCCCGAAGGTGGCAACTACAATAACGAATGCACCTTCATCCGGATCGAACCACCCGGCTTCATCGCATGGGAACATGTCTCGCCACCGTACTTTCATATCATTGCTCGCTTCGATGAGGCACCCGGCGGAAACACTGATCTGACGTGGACGATGCGCTTTCGTACCACGGAGGAACGTGCAAAGATCATCGCGTTCGTCCAGGGTAAGAATGAAGAGAACCTGGACCGCCTGGAAGCTGAGCTGGCGGTGATCCAGTGAAGTTCACCTCCAAACCACCTTTCACGCCCCGGGAGAATGGAATACAATCGCACCCGCAAAGGCGGCAGCACATCCTATGAACGCTCGAATGCTCCGTAGAACGCTCCCCGCAGGAGTCCTGCTGGTTCTGCTGCTGGTCATCTCCTACCAGCTCGTGTGGGGAAAGCTGTTTCCGTACTCTCCCGTCAGGCCAGGTTTCACACGCCACGACCTGGCACGGGCCGTTGTTTCTGTGGAGGAGGGGTCTCCGTTCGCCAGGTTCGCGGAGATCGACTCCCTCATCGTCGGCGTTGAACAGGCACATGGCCTCACCTTCACTGCGCGACCCCATATCCTGATCTTCGCAGACTCGTCGTCCTACCTCCGCCGGTCGACGACCCGGGCAAGGTTCTGTGCGTATCCGAATGGCTCGCTTGTCGTCTCGCCGTGGGCAGTGCGGGAGGCACACGAAGGGACCATTTCGATGGAGATCTACCTCAGCCATGAGCTGTCGCACACCCTTCTGTACCAGCACATGGACGCAGTGAATGCCTACTGCTGCTTCCCCTCCTGGTTCATGGAGGGCGTTGCGGTGTACAACGCCCGACAGATGGGAACATCCTGGTATCCATCCAGGGAAGAAACATACAGACTTATCCGGAAGGGGAATTTCGTGCCGCCGGACTGGTTCGGAACCTCCCGGGAGGATGGCCTGCAGCTCACGGTGCCGTACCGGAGCACGTTCGCCTACTCGGAATTCGCCTGTCTCGTCGATCATCTCATCGAACAGCATGGGAAGGAGAAGTTCGGCCGGTACATGAGCGGACTCCTGAGCACCTATCGGCACGATGCATTGTTCCAGGACGTCTATGGGATGGAATTCGAGGCGTTCATTGAAGAGTTCAAGGCACACGTGAATCACTGAGATCGATCCACGACGCTGGCCGGGTTCGAAGCGGAAGCTTTCCTCACCGCCGCGGAGTGATCACCGCACCATCACCATCGTCCGCGCGAGCTGTACTCTCCCTGCGCTCATACGATAGATGTACACCCCCGACGCAAGTCCCGTCGCATTGAAGGGTACGTCTCTTCTTCCCGCCGCCATCATGCCATCGATCAGCACCGCCACTTCTCTCCCGATCATATCGTACACGCGCAGGTCCACATGCTCGTCGGCGGCAAGATCGATGGGGATCATGGTCAGCGGGTTGAATGGGTTGGGATAGTTGTATCCAAGTCGATGATCCGCCGGGAGACCACGGGGGTCCTTCACATCCGTGGCTGCGTCGAAGATCACGGTGATGCGATCGAAGTACAACGTCGTCGTTGCCTCGAACCCCGAGTCGGTGCCGATGCAGATCCAGACCGCGCCGGAGGCATCGGCGGTGACCGTGCATGGATGCGCGGCGTTGGTCCGCCGGATCATCGTGTACGCGGTCGTGGTGTCGGTCACACCCGCATGGCCAATGGTGTCCATGTCAGCGCCGCGCTGCGACTGGTCGCCCTTATCGATGTTCATCCTGTAGTTGCCACCATCCTGGACCTTCATAGGTTCATCCATCACCGCACCGGCCTTGAATACCACCCCCTCCCCGGGGGCGCCTCCCACGCCGGCAGCATTGGTTGGGTAGCGCGAGGCAACATCCACCGTGATCGTGACCCGATACGCATGGTGCGGGGTGAGTCCCGTGATCCTCTTCTTGAGGAACATGAACAGATCGTCACTGTGATTGTTCCCCGAGATCCTGATGGTGGAATCCGCAGTGCTCAAGGGCCAGGGAAGCGCCGCATGCCCCCACGACAACTCATAGAAAAGCGAGTCGGTCACGGGATAGTCTGCAAAGTCACAGGTCCATCCGTCCAGCCCGCTTTCAAAAGTGAAAAGATGGGTCTGCGCACCAGCAGGGACCGCCGATAGCGATACAATGGCCACCAACACCATCCACATTCTTATAGACATCGTTCCGTCCTCCCCTCGCTTTCTTTTGAATAGAAATGATCTGCACGGGTCCGGGCAGTACGCCCCCGCGCCCTCCGATCTGGCCGTGACAGGCGCATATAGAGGAGAACGGATGAGACGGCGAATCCCCCCATTCCGCCGGAGATCCCCCTCGTGGCAACCGGCATGATCCGGAGGCATTGTCCGGTTGACTTTCTCGTGCATCCGCATATCATGTAGAGGTACTTCCCCCCGGAACCCCATTCATAGGATAAGGAGCGCTTCGATGGCATCCGATGCCAGCTTCGTCCAGTTCGTCGTCGATCAGGTCAATGGCGCCGGCGCGATCACCTCGCGCTACATGTTCGGCGAATACGCACTCTATTGTAATGAGAAAGTGGTCGGACTCATCTGCGACAACAAGCTGTTCGTGAAGCCGACGGATGCCGGCAGGGCATTCATCGGCACGCCCGTGGAAGCTCCGGCCTATACCGGCGCGAAGCCGAGCTTCCTCATCGAGGACAAGCTGGAAGACCGCGCGTGGCTGACGGAACTCATCCGCATCACGGAGCGGGAAGTGTCGATGCCCACAAGGAAAAGCAAGAACAAGGATGCTACGCAGCCTGCTGGTGCGAAGCCGCCCGCAGCCAGACCGGCGACGAAGAGCAGCCCCCAAAACGCGAAGAAAAAGGCGGCAACAGGCGCGAAGAAAGCCCCAAAGCAGAGCGCAGTGAAGACCACGAAGAAGAGTTCAAAGAGCACTTCAAAGAACTCTTCAAAGACAACTTCGAAGAAGACTCCAAAGAAGACCACAAAGAAAACCCCCCCAAAGAAGACCCTGAAGAAGACCCCAAAGAAGACACTGAAGAAGACCACAACGAAGGCTGGTGGGAAAATCGCGACCACCACCACGAAGAAGAACGTGAAGACAAAGAAGTCCTCCCGCCGATGACGGAACCTGTCGATATCACACAGGCGAAGCACCATCGATACTCTGACAGAGAGAATACGAACATGCACCTGACCACCGGTCACCTCCTCGCTGTGACGCTCTGCTGCCTCGTCGCTGCGACCGTTTCCGTACACGCACAGAAGAAGCCCCCCTCTGCCGACCGCGTGATCGCGGTGGACTACAATGCCGTGCGCGGCCCCCTCAATACGATGTTCAATGCCTGCGTCGGCGCAGGTCGCGCCAATGAAGGACTGCGTGCCGACTGGCAACAGCAGCTCGCGCGGGCGCACACAGAATGCGGCTTCCGCTACATCCGCTTCCACGGCCTCCTCGCGGACGATATGGGGATCTACTTCGAAGACGCGAAGGGGAACCCCATCTACAACTTCCAGTACATGGACGTCCTCTTCGACTACATCCTGAGCATCGGGATGAAACCGTTCGTCGAACTGGGATTCATGCCGAACGCGCTGGCCAGCGGCACGAAGACGATCTTCTGGTGGCGCGGGAATGTGACGCCCCCGAAGGACTATTCGAAATGGGCGGGACTCGTCCGCGCACTGACGCAGCACGTGACCGACCGCTATGGCGCCGAAGAGGTGAAGAGCTGGTACTTCGAAGTCTGGAACGAGCCGAACCTGGACATCTTCTGGGCGGGAACACAGCAGGAGTACTTCACCCTGTACCGGCACAGCGCGGAAGCGATCAAGAGCGTGAATAGGGCCTACCGCGTGGGTGGACCCGCGACCGCAGGCGCTGCATGGGTGCCGGAGATGATCACCTTCGCGCACACCACCAGGCTCCCGCTGGATTTCGTGAGCACGCATTCCTATGGCGTGAAGGCGGGGTACGTGGATGAGTACGGACAGAATGGCACGGTCCTGGACAAGGACCCGTGGAGCGTGAGCCGCGACATCCTCCGCTCGCGTACCGAGATCACTGCGTCGCCCATGCCGGACCTCGAACTGCACTACACCGAATGGAGTTCATCGTACACGCCCGCCGACCCGATCCACGATTCATACCACGAGGCGGCGTATATCCTCGACCGCATCAGGAAAGCCAGACGGCCATGCAGTCGATGTCCTACTGGACCTTCACCGATATCTTCGAGGAACCCGGCCCGCGTACGACGCCGTTCCATGGAGGCTTCGGACTGCTCAACTACCAGGGGATCGCCAAGCCTGCGTATCACGCGTTCGCCTTCATGAACAAACTCGGCGGGACCGAACTCGCCACCACGGACAGCACGTCCTGGGTTACGCGGAGCGCGGATGGCGGCGTGCAACTGCTCCTCTGGGACTTCACGAACACCCATCCGGGCGACTCGGTGAATGATCAGGTGTACTATCTGCGCGATCTTCCGGCAAAGCCGAAGGGGAAGGTCCGCATCGAGCTCACCGGCGTCCCCGCGGGATCGTATACGCTCGAACTCTCGCAGATCGGGTACCGCGTGAACGATGCCTACTCCACCTATCTGTCCATGGGCCGTCCGGCACAGCTCACGCGCGCGCAGGTGGAGACCATCACGGCCCTGAACGACGGTGCGCCGTTGAAGCGCGAGTTGGTGACCATCGGAGCGAACGGCGTGCTATCGAAGCAGCTCGAACTCCGCGAGAACGATGTGTTCCTCCTGCGGCTCATCAGGTCCTGAGTGCCTTGGCGATCTTCTTCATTCTGATCATGCCCGCGTTCTTCATCACCGCGGTGATGGCCCTGCGGAAGTTTCCCCTGGGTATCCTGATGGGTCCGGCCCTGATGATCCTCGGGTTCTTCGTGATCTTCCCGCTCGGGTTGAATGAACTCGGGAAGCCTGCATTCGGCATGGCGGTCGAGGTTGGCCCGATGGTGATGTCGTTCGCGTTCGCGTCGTTCATGCTTGCCGTGGCGTATGTCCACTTGCGGAAGTTGCGGGTGGGATGAACCCCCGGACGGGTTCTTGATATCTGAAGTTCTTCCGATCCGCACAATATCCTATCGGCATATACGTCTACCACAATACCAACGCTGGCGAACAAGGCCACTTCCCGGGCAGAGGCGAACGCGGAAACAGCACTTCCACATACAGGTACGGCAGCACAGCTCGGCAGCACGGTTGAGGCGCATCGCCCGCGGCTGCTGGAGTTCATCCGCCGGCGCGTGCGCACCGATGAGGATGCGGAGGATATCCTCCAGGATGTCTTCATGCAGCTTGTGGCAAGCTGGAGTGTGACCGAACCGATCGACAAGATGGC is from Ignavibacteriota bacterium and encodes:
- a CDS encoding HipA domain-containing protein, whose amino-acid sequence is MTDRRCLACYEPIPEGDFHPACSRRFFGTPDPPEFPYELQQMHELAQEVIRSSVSITGVQAKLSVDLTAAAGAHKRKRLTIVGMWGRYVLKPPTTDYSSLPEIEDLSMHIAGAFKLRTVPHTLIRIATGELAYLTRRVDRHGGLKLHMEDMCQLTERLTEDKYKGSLEQVGKRIQRYSDNPGFDLVELLRLSLACFLTGNADMHLKNFSLLHAADGTVGLAPAYDVVSTTLVLPEDTEESALAINGKKSRLRSDDFAALANTLNIPANVYGNTLQELHDLMPEAHALIDTSFLNREDKSRYRSLLAERSSRLGI
- a CDS encoding SRPBCC family protein; the protein is MEILEGGEGKDIVTTRVLHAPRERVFRAWTEPEHLARWWGPKGFTNTFSEYDLRPGGKWRFVMHGPEGGNYNNECTFIRIEPPGFIAWEHVSPPYFHIIARFDEAPGGNTDLTWTMRFRTTEERAKIIAFVQGKNEENLDRLEAELAVIQ
- a CDS encoding T9SS type A sorting domain-containing protein, whose product is MSIRMWMVLVAIVSLSAVPAGAQTHLFTFESGLDGWTCDFADYPVTDSLFYELSWGHAALPWPLSTADSTIRISGNNHSDDLFMFLKKRITGLTPHHAYRVTITVDVASRYPTNAAGVGGAPGEGVVFKAGAVMDEPMKVQDGGNYRMNIDKGDQSQRGADMDTIGHAGVTDTTTAYTMIRRTNAAHPCTVTADASGAVWICIGTDSGFEATTTLYFDRITVIFDAATDVKDPRGLPADHRLGYNYPNPFNPLTMIPIDLAADEHVDLRVYDMIGREVAVLIDGMMAAGRRDVPFNATGLASGVYIYRMSAGRVQLARTMVMVR
- a CDS encoding TfoX/Sxy family protein, encoding MASDASFVQFVVDQVNGAGAITSRYMFGEYALYCNEKVVGLICDNKLFVKPTDAGRAFIGTPVEAPAYTGAKPSFLIEDKLEDRAWLTELIRITEREVSMPTRKSKNKDATQPAGAKPPAARPATKSSPQNAKKKAATGAKKAPKQSAVKTTKKSSKSTSKNSSKTTSKKTPKKTTKKTPPKKTLKKTPKKTLKKTTTKAGGKIATTTTKKNVKTKKSSRR